TAGCATTAGTCTAGTTACATAAAGCTAATTCAATCAGATTATGAAAACACCAACGCTCCCGAATCTAGCAACACTATACGATGAAGATTATCAACTTTGGCTAGAAACCACCCTACAACAACTGCGCTCCGGAAATTTTGCTCAGGTTGATTGGCAAAATGTAAATGTATTGGATGAACTCGAGAGCATGGCTAAAAGGAATAGGAGAGCTGTTAAGAGTCTGTTAACCCGACTTTGGGAAAACTTACTCAAGCTCCGTTACTGGGAATCAGAACGAGAGTATAGCGCCAATAAATGGAAAGCTGAAATCACGACATTTCGGCAACAGATTCGAGATGAATTACTCGATAGTCCCAGTCTGAAATCCTACTTGCCTGAAATTTTTCCAGAAACCTACCAAGATGCTAAAAGTGTCATATCCCGTTTAATGGATACATCTATCTCTTCTTTCCCAGAAGTCCCTCCTGCATCGTTAGAAGAGGTTTTAGAAGACGATTGTTTTTTTGATTAATTTGTCCAAGAGTCTACACTCATCCACACCGGGAACCGAGTTTAGTTAAGATAGGGATCAGAAGACTCGATCAATTGACTTGTAACCATTCCCTAATCAGTGTTGAACCGTTATCCCGCTCTTTCCTTATTTGCGATTCTAGTGGCGATCGCTCCCTTAACTTCCTGTGCCAATAGCTCTGGAGGTATAAGCCTAGAACAACTGCTTGCTCCCGATCCCCAACTGCAAGCCAATCCCACATCCCAATCGTCTCCTCAAGCTTCTCCTGCACCGGCTTCTGCCATTGAGCTTCCCGATAATTTTCCTTCAGCCATTCCCCAATATCCTAACGCTACCCTAGAATTGGTTTCTCCCCTCACTGCTGCTGAAGAAGGCACGATTACCCGTTGGTTTAGTGCGGACTCTACAACATTAGTCAGACGCTATTACCAACAACAACTAAATGAGCGCAACTGGGAAATTATTAGCGCTCCAGATGCACCAGAGCTGTCTGCACGTCTTGAGCGCTTGGAACTTACCCTCAACTTTGCTCCTCCCACTTCTGGACAAACCACGTATACGTTGACTTATCGGATAGACGATGCACCGACGGCGATTAGTTCTCCAACCGTTTCGCCGAGTCCTTCACCCACTGTTTCTGTGAATCCTTCACCGACTTCTGAGAATAATGATGCAGAAATCGATGAAATCCTAGACGTTTCTACTCCACTCTCGCCAGGAGTCACAGAATTGATTACTCTCGGCATTACTAATAATTCTTCTACAGAAGCATTTCAACCCCATGAAATCATTACCCGTGGAGACTATGCTCGCTGGTTAATGAATGCCAATAATCAAATCTATGCCGACGATCCAGGTAAACAAATTCGTTTAGCCTCTACGACTAGAGATCCCGTTTTTCAAGATGTCCCAAAAAGCGATCCAGATTTTGCTTATATTCAGGGATTAGCAGAAGCCGGATTAATTCCCAGCGCCCTGATGGGAGAAGCAACGGAAACCCGGTTTCGTCCGGATGCGCCCCTGACGAGGGAAAATCTCATTGGTTGGAAAGTCCCCTTAGATACTCGTTCAGCTCTGCCGAAAGCGACGATAGAAGCAGTTAAGGATACGTGGGGATTCCAAGATGCGAGTAAAATTAATAGCCAGTTTTTGCCGAGTATTTTAGTGGATTTCCAAAATGGAAATAATGCCAATATCAGGCGCGTTTTTGGTTACACAAGGCTATTTCAGCCCCAAAAAACAGTAACCCAGTTGGAAGCAGCAACAGCGTTAACGTATTTTGGAACACAGGGAGAGGGGCGATCGATTACAGCGCTTCGCACCGCTCAGGAATAAGAGGGAAAGAGTAAACGACCTGATTTCCTTACCCTGACTATTTTACCGGTTGTTCTAGCTGCAATCTGGGTGGAAACTACTCAAAAAAACGAGACTATTTTGTCTTGTTTAAGTTATTATAGTCTCATGGATAAGTCAATCCAGTCCCATGAGTCAATTGAGCCAGTCCAAAACTATGTCCAAATCTAAGCAAGCCCTGCTGAATACAGCGGCGGCTGTACTGGCACGAAATCCAGGGGCTTCCCTGAGCGAAATTGCTGCCCAGGCAGGTATTGGGCGTGCAACACTATATCGTTACTTTCCATTACGGGAGGTGCTGATACGAGA
The genomic region above belongs to Roseofilum reptotaenium CS-1145 and contains:
- a CDS encoding DUF29 domain-containing protein, giving the protein MKTPTLPNLATLYDEDYQLWLETTLQQLRSGNFAQVDWQNVNVLDELESMAKRNRRAVKSLLTRLWENLLKLRYWESEREYSANKWKAEITTFRQQIRDELLDSPSLKSYLPEIFPETYQDAKSVISRLMDTSISSFPEVPPASLEEVLEDDCFFD
- a CDS encoding S-layer homology domain-containing protein — encoded protein: MNRYPALSLFAILVAIAPLTSCANSSGGISLEQLLAPDPQLQANPTSQSSPQASPAPASAIELPDNFPSAIPQYPNATLELVSPLTAAEEGTITRWFSADSTTLVRRYYQQQLNERNWEIISAPDAPELSARLERLELTLNFAPPTSGQTTYTLTYRIDDAPTAISSPTVSPSPSPTVSVNPSPTSENNDAEIDEILDVSTPLSPGVTELITLGITNNSSTEAFQPHEIITRGDYARWLMNANNQIYADDPGKQIRLASTTRDPVFQDVPKSDPDFAYIQGLAEAGLIPSALMGEATETRFRPDAPLTRENLIGWKVPLDTRSALPKATIEAVKDTWGFQDASKINSQFLPSILVDFQNGNNANIRRVFGYTRLFQPQKTVTQLEAATALTYFGTQGEGRSITALRTAQE